In the Chroococcidiopsis sp. SAG 2025 genome, one interval contains:
- a CDS encoding alpha/beta fold hydrolase codes for MFPLFLPSQVQLLQQPESIALARRLERSAIATPLHSQAIATGFVRQGEGNTPILLLHGFDSSVLEFRRLIPLLAAQHETWAVDLLGFGFSDRPRGINYSPETIKTHLYYFWKTLIDKPVILVGASMGGATAIDFTLTYPQAVKHLVLINSVGFSGDFPLGQFLFFPLDYLAVEFWRQRKIQALNLGTSLGNLTLFEIDAIRCALLHTEMPNWSEAMVSFTKSGGYGEIANKIAKVDKPTTILWGDRDETLGVADAMKFKQAIAHSQLIWLKNCGHVPQIEQPEIIANYIGCV; via the coding sequence ATGTTTCCTTTGTTTCTGCCATCTCAAGTGCAGTTGTTGCAGCAGCCTGAATCAATTGCTTTAGCAAGGAGGCTCGAACGAAGCGCGATCGCAACTCCATTACATTCTCAGGCGATCGCGACGGGTTTTGTCCGTCAAGGTGAGGGGAATACACCTATCTTGCTGTTGCACGGTTTTGATAGTTCGGTATTGGAGTTTCGTCGTCTCATTCCACTTTTAGCAGCACAACATGAAACTTGGGCAGTCGATCTGTTAGGCTTTGGTTTTAGCGATCGTCCACGGGGAATCAATTACAGTCCAGAAACGATTAAAACTCATCTTTATTACTTTTGGAAAACACTGATTGACAAACCAGTTATTTTAGTAGGTGCTTCGATGGGTGGGGCGACGGCAATCGACTTTACCCTCACTTATCCCCAAGCTGTAAAACACTTGGTATTAATTAATAGTGTGGGTTTTAGCGGCGATTTTCCCTTGGGTCAGTTTTTGTTTTTTCCGCTCGATTATTTAGCTGTAGAATTTTGGCGACAGCGAAAAATACAAGCATTGAATTTGGGTACTAGTTTGGGAAATTTGACCTTATTTGAAATAGACGCGATCCGTTGTGCTTTATTACATACAGAAATGCCTAATTGGTCGGAAGCGATGGTAAGTTTTACGAAAAGCGGTGGTTATGGAGAAATTGCTAATAAAATTGCCAAAGTCGATAAGCCAACTACAATTTTGTGGGGAGATAGAGACGAAACGTTAGGTGTAGCTGATGCGATGAAATTTAAACAAGCGATCGCGCATTCGCAACTGATTTGGTTAAAAAATTGCGGTCACGTTCCTCAAATAGAACAACCGGAAATTATTGCTAATTATATTGGATGTGTTTGA
- the malQ gene encoding 4-alpha-glucanotransferase — protein MPTFPRAAGILLHPTSLPGRFGIGDLGLAAYRLIDFLSNSYQQLWQVLPLGPTSYGNSPYMCYSAMAGNPLLISPEQLQENGLLSQEDFANLPEFERDRVDYDRAIEIKIPLLRKACENFRNNASELQQQEFAGFCRAKAYWLDDYALFMALKDALEGKSWYDWEPEIARRQPEAMEKWRQQLDGEIFYQKFIQFEFFQQWSKLKRYANMHGIQIIGDIPIYVAHDSADVWANPEIFCLDEETGAAALMAGVPPDYFSATGQLWGNPVYNWEALQQQHFKWWVQRFEAMLDYVDIIRIDHFRGFESYWAVKEGETTAINGTWIEAPGVELFEAIAQQLGKLPVLAEDLGIITPEVEALRDRFEFPGMKILQFAYGSDAANPYLPFNYPRNCVVYTGTHDNDTSVGWFNTASDYEKQRLLLYMGCISPDGIHWDLIRLAFSTTANQAIIPLQDILGLGSEARMNVPSQAEGNWAWRYQPDVLTQELSDRLKLYTELYGRAPQVTHGDRRGCGV, from the coding sequence GCGATCTCGGTTTAGCTGCCTACCGTTTGATAGATTTTTTAAGCAATAGTTACCAGCAACTCTGGCAGGTCTTACCATTGGGACCTACGAGCTACGGTAATTCTCCTTATATGTGCTATTCGGCAATGGCAGGAAACCCATTGTTAATTAGTCCAGAACAATTGCAAGAAAACGGGTTGCTGAGTCAAGAGGATTTTGCCAATTTACCTGAGTTCGAGCGCGATCGCGTAGACTACGATCGCGCTATTGAAATTAAAATTCCTTTACTGCGTAAAGCCTGCGAGAATTTTCGCAATAACGCCTCAGAGTTACAGCAGCAAGAATTTGCTGGCTTTTGTAGAGCCAAAGCCTACTGGCTAGATGACTACGCCCTATTTATGGCGCTCAAAGATGCCTTAGAGGGTAAGAGTTGGTACGACTGGGAACCAGAAATCGCCCGTCGTCAGCCGGAAGCAATGGAAAAATGGCGACAGCAGTTAGATGGCGAAATTTTTTATCAAAAATTCATCCAGTTTGAATTCTTCCAGCAGTGGTCAAAACTGAAGCGCTATGCCAACATGCACGGCATTCAAATTATTGGCGATATCCCCATCTACGTAGCACATGACAGTGCTGATGTCTGGGCAAACCCCGAAATCTTCTGTCTGGATGAGGAAACGGGTGCAGCGGCTCTAATGGCGGGAGTTCCGCCCGATTATTTTAGCGCCACGGGGCAATTGTGGGGCAACCCTGTCTATAACTGGGAGGCATTGCAGCAACAACACTTCAAATGGTGGGTGCAGCGATTCGAGGCAATGCTTGATTACGTCGATATCATCCGCATCGACCACTTTAGAGGTTTTGAGTCGTATTGGGCAGTTAAAGAAGGCGAAACTACCGCGATTAACGGGACTTGGATTGAAGCGCCAGGGGTAGAATTATTTGAAGCGATCGCCCAGCAGTTGGGTAAGTTACCCGTATTAGCTGAAGATTTAGGAATTATTACTCCAGAGGTGGAAGCATTACGCGATCGGTTTGAATTTCCAGGCATGAAAATTTTACAATTTGCTTATGGTTCCGATGCTGCAAATCCTTACTTGCCTTTCAATTACCCCCGCAACTGCGTAGTCTACACTGGAACCCACGATAACGATACGAGCGTAGGTTGGTTTAACACCGCTTCTGACTACGAAAAACAGAGACTTTTACTTTATATGGGTTGTATTAGTCCTGACGGCATTCATTGGGACTTAATTCGGCTAGCCTTTAGTACTACGGCAAATCAAGCCATCATTCCCTTACAGGATATTTTAGGCTTGGGAAGCGAAGCAAGAATGAACGTCCCCAGTCAAGCTGAAGGTAACTGGGCTTGGCGCTATCAACCCGATGTACTGACGCAAGAATTAAGCGATCGCCTGAAGTTATATACCGAACTATACGGACGCGCCCCGCAGGTGACACATGGGGATAGAAGAGGGTGTGGGGTGTGA